From a region of the Pseudanabaena sp. ABRG5-3 genome:
- the groL gene encoding chaperonin GroEL (60 kDa chaperone family; promotes refolding of misfolded polypeptides especially under stressful conditions; forms two stacked rings of heptamers to form a barrel-shaped 14mer; ends can be capped by GroES; misfolded proteins enter the barrel where they are refolded when GroES binds) translates to MSKKIIYNEDARRALERGMDILAESVAVTLGPKGRNVVLEKKFGSPQIVNDGVTIAKEIELEDNVENTGVALIRQAASKTNDAAGDGTTTATVLAHAIVKEGLRNVAAGANSIALKRGIDKATTFLVGKIKEHAKPIEDSKAIAQVGTISAGNDEEVGAMIAQAMDKVGKEGVISLEEGKSMVTELEITEGMRFDKGYISPYFVTDAERMEASFEEPLLLITDKKIALVQELVPVLEQVARAGRPLIIIAEDIEKEALATLVVNRLRGVLNVAAIKAPGFGDRRKAMLEDLAILTGAQVITEDAGLRLDSVKIDQLGKSRRVIITKDSTTIVADGNEAAVKTRVEQIRRQIEDTESSYDKEKLQERLAKLSGGVAVIKVGAATETEMKDRKLRLEDAINATKAAVEEGIVPGGGTTLAHLSPELFTWANANLTGEELTGAVIVSKALSAPVKRIAQNAGFNGAVIAENVREKSFNIGFNAATGEFEDMFAAGIVDPAKVTRSALQNAASIAGMILTTECIIVDKPEDKGAGTGGAMGAGGDFDY, encoded by the coding sequence ATGTCTAAGAAAATCATTTACAACGAAGATGCACGTCGCGCCCTTGAGCGTGGTATGGATATTTTGGCGGAATCCGTTGCTGTGACTCTAGGTCCTAAAGGTCGTAACGTAGTTCTTGAGAAGAAATTTGGTTCTCCTCAAATCGTTAATGATGGCGTAACCATTGCTAAGGAAATTGAACTAGAAGATAACGTTGAAAATACTGGTGTAGCTTTGATTCGTCAAGCTGCTTCTAAGACTAACGATGCTGCTGGTGATGGAACCACCACTGCAACCGTATTGGCTCATGCCATTGTTAAGGAAGGTCTACGTAACGTAGCGGCTGGTGCTAACTCGATCGCTCTTAAGCGTGGTATCGATAAGGCAACTACCTTCTTGGTTGGCAAGATCAAAGAACATGCTAAGCCCATCGAAGACTCTAAGGCGATCGCTCAAGTTGGAACCATCTCTGCAGGTAACGACGAAGAAGTCGGCGCAATGATCGCTCAAGCGATGGACAAGGTTGGTAAAGAAGGTGTGATTTCCCTTGAAGAAGGTAAGTCCATGGTTACCGAATTGGAAATTACCGAAGGTATGCGCTTTGATAAGGGCTATATCTCCCCTTATTTCGTTACCGATGCTGAGCGCATGGAAGCTTCCTTTGAAGAACCATTGCTATTGATCACTGACAAGAAGATTGCCCTCGTGCAAGAACTAGTACCTGTACTTGAGCAAGTTGCTCGTGCTGGTCGTCCTCTGATCATCATTGCTGAAGATATCGAGAAAGAAGCTCTCGCAACCCTCGTAGTCAACCGTCTCCGTGGTGTGCTTAACGTTGCTGCTATCAAGGCTCCTGGCTTTGGCGATCGCCGCAAAGCAATGCTCGAAGACCTTGCCATCCTCACAGGCGCTCAAGTCATCACCGAAGATGCGGGTCTCCGTCTTGATTCCGTCAAGATTGACCAACTCGGTAAGTCTCGCCGCGTGATCATCACCAAGGACAGCACCACCATTGTTGCTGATGGTAACGAAGCCGCAGTTAAGACCCGTGTTGAGCAAATCCGTCGTCAAATCGAAGATACCGAATCTTCCTACGATAAGGAAAAGCTCCAAGAGCGTTTGGCTAAGCTCTCTGGTGGCGTAGCAGTCATCAAAGTTGGTGCTGCAACTGAAACAGAAATGAAGGATCGTAAGCTCCGCCTCGAAGATGCGATCAACGCAACCAAGGCTGCTGTAGAAGAAGGTATCGTCCCTGGTGGTGGTACAACCTTGGCTCACCTCTCTCCTGAACTCTTCACTTGGGCAAATGCTAACTTGACTGGTGAAGAATTGACTGGTGCAGTGATTGTTTCCAAGGCGTTGTCTGCTCCTGTTAAGCGCATTGCTCAAAACGCAGGCTTTAACGGTGCGGTAATCGCTGAAAATGTACGTGAGAAGTCATTCAATATTGGCTTCAATGCTGCTACTGGCGAATTTGAAGATATGTTTGCGGCTGGTATTGTTGACCCTGCCAAGGTGACTCGTTCTGCGCTACAAAACGCAGCCTCGATCGCTGGCATGATCCTTACCACCGAATGTATCATCGTTGATAAGCCTGAAGATAAGGGCGCTGGTACTGGTGGCGCAATGGGCGCTGGTGGCGACTTCGACTACTAA
- the groES gene encoding co-chaperone GroES translates to MATTTLNVTTVKPLADRVFIKVSAKEEKTAGGIFLPETAKEKPQVGEIAAVGPGKLDDKGVRQALEVKVGDKVLYSKYAGTDIKLGSDEYVLLAEKDILAIVS, encoded by the coding sequence ATGGCAACAACGACATTAAACGTAACAACTGTAAAACCTTTAGCCGATCGCGTATTTATCAAAGTAAGCGCTAAAGAAGAAAAAACCGCAGGTGGTATTTTCCTACCTGAGACCGCAAAAGAAAAGCCCCAAGTTGGCGAAATCGCCGCAGTAGGTCCTGGCAAACTTGATGACAAAGGTGTTCGCCAAGCCCTCGAAGTTAAAGTTGGAGACAAAGTTCTTTACTCCAAATATGCTGGCACTGACATTAAGCTCGGCTCCGATGAGTATGTCTTGCTAGCCGAAAAAGATATTTTAGCGATCGTTTCATAG
- a CDS encoding DevA family ABC transporter ATP-binding protein, which translates to MLETPYAPSSSFLANTEPSIKIRNLNFHYGEGDLFKQVLFDINLDVYPGQIVILTGPSGSGKTTLLTLIGALRTIQDGSLQVLGQELRNLHPKKLVQIRKNIGFIFQAHNLFHSLTARQNVMMSTDLFQHEGGNAVASNKAAEILTALGLGQRIDYKPHELSGGQKQRVAIARALVNRPKLILADEPTAALDKKSGRDVVTLMQKMAKEENITILMVTHDNRILDVADRIVNLVDGNLESDNVVNDTMLGGVNGESRTFML; encoded by the coding sequence ATGCTCGAAACTCCTTACGCGCCTTCATCATCATTTCTTGCTAATACGGAACCATCAATTAAAATTCGCAACTTAAATTTTCACTATGGCGAAGGTGATTTATTTAAGCAGGTTTTGTTTGACATCAATTTAGATGTCTATCCTGGGCAGATTGTAATTTTGACAGGTCCTTCTGGTTCAGGAAAAACGACGCTTTTGACATTGATTGGGGCTTTACGCACAATTCAAGATGGGAGTCTACAAGTTTTAGGACAAGAACTCAGAAATCTCCATCCTAAAAAGTTAGTGCAGATTCGTAAAAATATTGGTTTTATCTTTCAAGCCCATAATCTCTTTCACTCATTAACCGCAAGACAAAATGTGATGATGTCCACGGATTTGTTTCAGCATGAGGGGGGAAATGCAGTAGCTTCCAATAAAGCTGCCGAAATTTTAACAGCGCTGGGGCTAGGACAACGCATTGACTATAAACCCCATGAGCTATCAGGTGGGCAAAAACAACGGGTGGCGATCGCTCGTGCTTTGGTCAATCGTCCAAAGTTAATTCTTGCAGATGAACCAACGGCAGCACTGGACAAAAAATCTGGGCGTGATGTGGTGACACTAATGCAAAAAATGGCAAAGGAAGAAAACATCACGATTTTGATGGTGACTCACGATAACCGTATCCTTGATGTAGCCGATCGCATTGTGAACTTAGTCGATGGTAATTTGGAATCAGATAATGTGGTCAATGACACGATGCTAGGTGGTGTAAATGGTGAGTCACGTACATTTATGCTGTAA
- a CDS encoding class I SAM-dependent methyltransferase, whose amino-acid sequence MQDLKNNSSDLQSNSGFQYHCPLCDASLETFLPFGLDFPVLQEKSIIGGGHRDHALCPNCGSLDRERLVYLYLKNKTNIFEQPTKLLHMAPEPKLEKILRQHENIDYLSADLYLERVMVKMDITNMAWEEATFDAIICNHILEHIIDDHLAMSELYRVLKPNGWAILQVPISYAIAQTYEDATMITPEQREQAFGQSDHVRIYSHDYCDRLKQVGFKVDVFEWIKDDQLFGGQENKFGLIKEERVFFVTK is encoded by the coding sequence ATGCAAGATTTAAAAAACAATTCATCTGATCTTCAAAGCAACTCTGGTTTTCAATACCACTGTCCACTCTGTGATGCTAGTTTAGAAACATTTTTGCCCTTTGGTCTGGACTTTCCTGTACTTCAAGAAAAAAGCATTATTGGCGGGGGGCATCGCGATCACGCCCTCTGTCCTAACTGTGGATCGCTTGATCGCGAACGATTAGTTTATTTGTATTTAAAAAACAAAACTAATATTTTTGAACAGCCCACGAAATTGCTGCACATGGCTCCAGAACCTAAACTGGAAAAAATCTTGAGACAGCATGAAAATATTGATTATCTATCAGCCGATCTTTATCTAGAAAGGGTAATGGTCAAGATGGATATTACCAATATGGCTTGGGAGGAGGCTACTTTTGACGCGATTATTTGCAATCACATCTTAGAGCATATTATTGACGATCATCTTGCGATGTCGGAGCTTTATCGTGTTTTAAAACCTAATGGGTGGGCGATTTTACAAGTCCCAATTTCCTATGCGATCGCCCAAACCTATGAAGATGCCACGATGATTACTCCAGAGCAACGTGAGCAAGCCTTTGGACAATCCGATCATGTCCGCATTTATAGCCATGATTATTGCGATCGGCTGAAGCAGGTTGGCTTTAAAGTCGATGTGTTTGAGTGGATCAAAGATGACCAGTTATTTGGTGGGCAAGAAAATAAATTTGGCTTAATCAAAGAAGAGAGAGTCTTTTTTGTAACTAAATAA
- the hemH gene encoding ferrochelatase yields MSGRVGVLLLNLGGPEKLDDVYLFLYNLFADPEIIRLPIPFLQKPIASLIAASRAPISQENYRMIGGGSPLRQITEEQGENIENVLQRNGIEAKVYVGMRYWHPYTSEAIAKIKEDGITRLVVLPLYPQYSISTSGSSIKQLDDLWETDPELQAIERITIQSWYDRTGYIRATNELIDAKLQSFADPENVHIFFSAHGVPVKYVTEYNDPYQSEMENCVDGIMKAIRRDYHRYNAHTLAYQSRVGPVEWLQPYTEEAIHNLAKRGIKDLLVVPISFVSEHIETLQEIDIEYREVAEEAGIHNFDRVPALNSHPIFINDLAELIMESLGTTKMAAVPA; encoded by the coding sequence ATGTCTGGTCGTGTTGGAGTACTACTGTTAAATTTAGGAGGTCCTGAAAAGTTAGATGATGTCTACCTTTTCTTGTATAACCTGTTCGCCGATCCAGAAATTATTCGCTTGCCAATTCCTTTTTTGCAAAAGCCGATCGCTTCCTTAATTGCGGCTAGTCGCGCTCCCATTAGTCAAGAAAATTACCGCATGATTGGCGGAGGTTCACCCCTAAGGCAAATCACCGAAGAGCAAGGCGAAAATATCGAAAATGTCTTGCAGCGTAATGGCATCGAGGCAAAGGTGTATGTCGGTATGCGCTACTGGCATCCCTACACCTCAGAAGCGATCGCTAAAATCAAAGAGGATGGAATTACTCGCCTTGTAGTATTGCCTCTATATCCTCAGTACTCAATCAGCACCAGTGGCTCTAGCATTAAGCAACTCGACGACCTCTGGGAAACCGATCCTGAACTACAGGCGATCGAGCGCATCACCATCCAATCTTGGTACGATCGCACTGGTTACATTCGTGCCACGAATGAACTGATCGATGCTAAGTTGCAAAGCTTTGCCGATCCAGAGAATGTGCATATTTTCTTCAGCGCTCACGGTGTACCCGTAAAATATGTCACCGAATACAATGATCCCTATCAATCGGAAATGGAAAACTGTGTCGATGGCATCATGAAAGCAATCCGTCGTGATTATCATCGCTACAATGCCCATACCCTTGCCTATCAAAGTCGAGTTGGTCCAGTGGAATGGTTGCAGCCCTATACCGAAGAAGCAATTCATAATCTCGCTAAACGCGGCATTAAGGATCTCTTAGTAGTTCCCATCAGTTTTGTTTCTGAACATATTGAGACCTTGCAAGAGATTGACATCGAATATCGTGAAGTTGCAGAAGAAGCAGGTATTCACAATTTCGATCGCGTTCCTGCTTTAAATAGCCACCCAATCTTTATCAACGATCTCGCTGAGTTGATTATGGAATCCCTCGGCACAACAAAAATGGCAGCAGTTCCTGCTTAA
- a CDS encoding response regulator — protein MPAPNSPPLILVVEDAPDNQVLVEQVFQDSGYNVTCIQDGQAALDWLEKNHPDLILLDLSLPEIDGWEIARQLKASDRTSSIPIVAVTAHAMKGDKESAIASGCDDYLTKPLDIDLLEACVKQWLDRK, from the coding sequence ATGCCCGCACCTAACAGCCCGCCGCTAATTTTAGTGGTCGAAGATGCCCCTGATAACCAAGTTTTGGTGGAGCAGGTGTTTCAAGATTCAGGCTATAACGTCACCTGTATCCAAGATGGTCAAGCGGCGTTAGATTGGCTAGAAAAAAATCATCCCGATCTAATTTTGCTTGATCTATCTTTGCCAGAAATCGACGGCTGGGAAATTGCGAGACAACTCAAAGCTAGCGATCGCACATCGAGTATTCCGATTGTGGCGGTAACGGCTCATGCAATGAAAGGTGATAAAGAATCAGCGATCGCATCGGGTTGTGATGATTATCTGACAAAGCCTTTAGATATTGATTTGTTAGAAGCCTGTGTCAAACAATGGCTAGACAGGAAATAA
- a CDS encoding DUF362 domain-containing protein produces the protein MKPIVSLLHTSSYEIASLMQSLEAVLAPLGGMSSIVKAGDRVLLKPNLLTGSRPTKECTTRPELVYCVAKMVIDAGGKPFLGDSPAFGSVKGIAKANGLLPLAEELGIPIVEFHGKRYETEGEGELHNLRLSKEAMDADVVINLPKVKSHMQLTLTLGVKNLFGCVPGKMKAWWHMEAGKDVNRFAQMLIETARTINPELTIIDGIVGHEGNGPSAGEPKELGVLAASRDVFALDRVMVEILGVNPLDVPTVAASIRTGLCSDLSAIDIVGDPIAQLQSPDWQLPTTMMAIDFELPRVVRSTFKHLYIKFIKEPLSTYART, from the coding sequence ATGAAACCAATTGTCAGTCTCTTACATACCTCTAGCTATGAAATTGCATCGCTTATGCAGTCGCTAGAGGCAGTACTTGCACCCCTAGGAGGTATGTCCAGCATCGTCAAAGCAGGCGATCGCGTTCTCCTCAAGCCCAATTTACTTACAGGCTCACGTCCCACCAAAGAATGCACTACCCGTCCTGAATTGGTATATTGCGTTGCCAAGATGGTGATCGATGCTGGTGGTAAGCCATTTTTAGGTGATAGCCCTGCCTTTGGTAGCGTCAAAGGAATTGCTAAAGCCAATGGGTTATTACCTCTTGCCGAAGAATTAGGAATTCCCATCGTAGAGTTTCATGGCAAACGCTATGAAACGGAGGGGGAAGGAGAACTACATAATCTCCGCCTCAGTAAAGAAGCGATGGATGCGGATGTGGTGATCAATTTGCCCAAGGTAAAATCGCATATGCAACTCACCCTTACCCTCGGCGTGAAAAATCTTTTTGGTTGTGTACCGGGGAAAATGAAGGCTTGGTGGCATATGGAAGCAGGTAAGGATGTGAATCGTTTCGCGCAAATGTTGATTGAGACAGCACGCACAATTAATCCTGAACTCACAATCATTGATGGCATTGTTGGACATGAGGGCAATGGACCTAGTGCTGGGGAGCCAAAAGAGTTGGGAGTTTTAGCGGCTTCCCGTGATGTTTTTGCCCTCGATCGCGTTATGGTAGAGATTCTTGGTGTAAATCCCCTTGATGTGCCAACGGTTGCTGCCTCGATTCGTACAGGACTATGCAGCGATTTGAGCGCCATTGACATTGTTGGTGATCCGATCGCGCAGTTACAAAGCCCTGACTGGCAACTACCTACAACCATGATGGCGATCGATTTTGAGTTACCGAGAGTAGTACGATCAACCTTTAAACATCTATATATTAAGTTCATCAAAGAACCGCTTAGTACCTATGCCCGCACCTAA